The genome window ACCTAATAATTCTAGGTAGGTGAAAAAATGTTTAATCGTGAGCTTGTGAAGGGGAGTACATCACTTCTCGTATTGCAATTATTAAATGAACGTGACATGTATGGTTACGAGTTAGTAAAAGAAATGGATCGTCGTAGTGGTCACAGCCTGCAAATGAAGGAAGGGACGTTGTATCCTGCACTTCATAAGATGGAAAAGCAGGAATATATTGAACACTATTGGCAAAATCAAGAAAAGGGCCCTGCCCGTAAATATTATCGAATCACCCTGGAAGGCAAAGACATTTTGGCTGAAAGGACAACGGAGTGGCATCGCTATGTCCAAATGATGAATAATTTAATTGGGGATAGTAAATCATGAGCTCCTCTG of Oceanobacillus zhaokaii contains these proteins:
- a CDS encoding PadR family transcriptional regulator, with product MFNRELVKGSTSLLVLQLLNERDMYGYELVKEMDRRSGHSLQMKEGTLYPALHKMEKQEYIEHYWQNQEKGPARKYYRITLEGKDILAERTTEWHRYVQMMNNLIGDSKS